A segment of the Lentimicrobiaceae bacterium genome:
TCGCCATTAACTTCTTCGCCCTGGAAATTTACAGCTTTAAGTTTGCGGGTTGTTCCGGCATACTTAATTTCAGGCTGGAAATTCATAGCTGCTTTTTTAGCAAAATATTTTTCAGGGAAAATAACTTTAACATTTACACAAACGGTGTCACCTTTCTTAACTAAAGGATCAGGAGTGGTTTCATATTTAACCAAACCGTAGTTCTTTTCCATCGATTTTAGGTTGGCACTTGGTTTGAATTTATAAGTCACACCAAGCATCAGAGTAGCATAAGCATCATTCTTTTCAGATTCAATAACGTCCATATCATCTTTGAATGTGAAACGCTCGTTGAATTCCAGGTTCAGATCCCATTTTTCAGCAAGGCGCATATTAACACCAGCACCAACCGGAAGGCCGAATGCAGTGTGAGCACTTGTTTCAAATGGAGCTTCAGCTGAAGGGCCAAAACGGTCAAGAATCATGTCATCTGAAAAATCATCAGTTCCCTGAGTGTTGTAAAGAATTGATGAGTAAGTTGAATAAACAGCTCCGGTAAACACATAGAAGTTTAAGAAGCGCTCAGGCTTGTATCCAAACAGAAGGTTGGTGAGACTGGCAGTCAGGTTTAACTGACCATCCCAAACGCTGGACGACATTCTCAGTTCAGCGGGTACTTCAATTGGATTTTCGCGGGTACTGACAACCCATCCGTTGTTAAAAGTACCACGAACTCCAAAAACCGGGCTAAACTGATAACCTAAGCCAATTCCATAAAAGAAGTTGGTTTTTTTGTTCAAAAAATCGTCATTGTTAACATCACCGTAAAATTGTGACAAACCTCCACTTGCCTGCAGGAAAAAATGTTTGTCAAATGATGATTTTGTTGCCGTTTTATCTTGTCCTGATTCCTGACCTGTAACAAGCACAGGAGAAATACCTAACATCAGAATCAACAGCAGCAGAATCGATTGGTAGCTTACCTTTTTCATAATGGTTAATTTAAGTTATCAGTTTTTGTTGTTAATATTCAATTACTTGGTCAGATCAAAAAGTTTTGACAAATATAGGGCAGTTTTCCTTTATTTCAAACTAAATGCCTTGAAAATTGCCTGTTTGCAAATCTTTTATAACGAGAATTCCATTTTTGATTATTTTTTGATTTTTGCCTTAATAACGCTTATTGTTTCAGATTGTTTGGTGTAGTGCCCTGAATTTGTTACAGACATCGATTTTTGCATCATTAATGATTTTTGTTCAAATAATGATTGGAGGTATGTTCGCGATTGTAAAGGCCTGGTATACAAGAGTATAAAAGGCTAATAGTTTGAGGCTTTACAGTTTAATGTCTTTTAATTTGCGGTAAAAGGTCCAGAGAACTATTCCTGCAGCAACGGATACATTTAATGAATGTTTTGTCCCTTCCTGTGGAATTTCAAGGCAATAATCTGAGGAATCAATGACATCGTCATCTACACCATGAACTTCATTTCCATAGATTAGTGCGTATTTTTTTTGTAAATCTGGAATAAAATCGTCAAGTGCTATGCTTCCTTCGGCCTGTTCAATGCTGATGACAGTGAAATTTTGTGCTTTAAGTGCCTGTATAGCTTCCATGGTCGATTCAAAATGTTCCCATTTGACTGATTCGGTGGCCCCAAGTGCTGTTTTCTGAATTTCGCGGTTAGGCGGAGTGGCTGTTATCCCGCATAAGTATATTGCTTCCAGTCTGAAGGCGTCTGCCGTGCGGAAAACTGAGCCTATATTGTGCTGACTTCTGATATTATCAAGCACAATAATCACTGGTATCTTTTCGGCTTCCTTAAATTCGTTGACTGTTAGTCTCTTAATTTCATTTGTGGCTAATTTCTTCATGCTTTTTATGGCTGCAGGTATTTTTTGCAAAGGTAATAAGCCCTGACAAAAATCATTTTTTAAATGTTGATTTAATGTAATCTGCCTATTTTTGTTTTTTTACAATCAATAGATAATACAACATTGGCAAAAGAAAAAAAAAGCGATGCGGTAGCTGAAACACCGCTGATGAAGCAATATAATTCAATAAAGGCCAAATATCCTGATGCGCTTTTACTGTTCAGGGTGGGCGATTTTTATGAAACCTTCGGGCAGGATGCTGTTCGTACTTCAGAAATTTTGGGAATTGTACTGACACGCAGGGCCAATGGAGCTGCAGCCTATATCGAACTTGCAGGGTTTCCGCATCATGCGCTCGATACCTATCTTCCCAAACTTGTCAGGGCTGGTCTTCGGGTGGCTATTTGCGATCAGTTGGAGGATCCTAAGCTTACCAAAAAAATTGTTAAACGTGGCGTTACTGAACTCGTAACTCCGGGTGTATCATACAATGATAAAGTACTTGAGAATAAGCAGAATAATTTTCTTGCAAGTTTGCATTTACTGCCAAAATCAAGTGGTATTGCTTTTCTCGATATTTCAACCGGGGAGTTTTTGGTAGCTCAGGGAAATAATGATTATATTGATAAACTCCTGCAAACATTCAGGCCAAGTGAAATAATTGTTCAAAAGTCGAAACGCAAAGAGTTTTACAGCCTGTTTGGTGAAAAGTTCTATACCAATACGTTTGAAGACTGGGTGTTTACTTTTGATTTTGGGCATGATATGCTGCTTAAACATTTCAATACCACATCTCTCAAAGGATTTGGAATCAGTGAAATGAATAATGCCATAATTGCAGCCGGGGCTGCTCTGCATTACCTTGCCGAAACTGCTCATGATAAAGTAGGGCATATTTCCCAGATTTCGCGCATTGAGGAAGACCTGTATGTCTGGTTGGATAAATTTACCATTCGAAATCTTGAAATTCTTCATTCGCCCAATGAGGAAGCCACAACCCTGATTGGAATTTTGGACCAAACCATCTCGCCCATGGGTTCACGGTTGATGCGCCGATGGCTGGTCTTGCCTTTAAAGGAAAAGCAGCCTGTAAATGAAAGGCTTGATGCTGTTGAATTTTTTGTAAACCAACCAGCTGCATCTGAAAGCCTGAAACAGCAAATCAGGTTAATGGGCGATCTCGAACGTATTATTTCTAAAGTGGCTGTTGGAAGAATTAATCCGCGGGAAGTAGTGCAATTGCGCAGGGCGATGCTGGCGCTGGCCCCTGTAAAGGAGATATGCAGCTCTTCGCCCATTGTCTCATTGCAGCAAATGGCTGATCAGATAAACCTTTGCACCCTTATGACAGACAAAATAGGCAGGGAGCTGAATGCGGATCCTCCTGTAGCTGTTAATAAAGGCAATGTTATTGCTGCAGGAATATCCGATGAACTTGATGAGTTGCGCGATTTGGCTCATTCCGGTAAGGATTATCTTCTCAGATTACAGCAGCGCGAGTCAGAGCGAACGGGAATCCCTTCTTTGAAGATTGCTTACAACAATGTTTTCGGATATTATCTCGAAGTAACCAATACGCACAAAGATAAAGTTCCACCTGAGTGGGAAAGAAAGCAAACCCTTGTTAATTGTGAAAGATACATCACTGCCGAGCTCAAATCATATGAGGAAAAGATTTTAAATGCAGAAGGCAGAATGCTTGAGCTGGAAACAAAGTTATATAATGATTTGATTCTTAGTTTAAATGATTATATAAGCCCTGTTCAGGTAAATGCCCTGGTTGTTGCCCGGCTCGATTGTTTACTTTCATTTGCAGAAGTATCATTAACCAATAAATACAACCGTCCTGAAATCAATGAAGGATACGAGCTGAATATTGTTGGTGGCAGACATCCGGTGATTGAAAAAAATCTGGCCGTCGGTGAGCAGTATATTTCAAATGATGTATTTCTTGATGATCAATCACAGCAGATTATGATGATAACCGGGCCCAATATGTCAGGAAAATCTGCACTTCTGCGGCAAACTGCGCTCATTGTCCTGATGGCACAGGCAGGTTGTTTTGTTCCTGCAGAATCGGCACAGATTGGATTGGTTGATAAGATATTTACCAGGGTAGGAGCATCTGACAATATTTCATCAGGAGAATCCACCTTCATGGTTGAAATGAACGAAACTGCCAGTATTCTTAACAATATCTCAAATCGAAGCCTTATATTGCTTGATGAAATCGGCCGGGGTACAAGTACCTATGATGGCATCAGCATCGCCTGGGCTATTGCTGAATTTCTGCACAAACATCCGCTTTTCAGGCCCAAAGTTTTGTTTGCCACGCATTACCATGAGCTAAACGAGATGGCTAATGGCCTTCAGCGTATCAAAAATTACCATATTTCGGTGAAAGAGGTTGGCAATAAAGTTATTTTTATGCGTAAGCTTCAGCCCGGAGGGAGTGAACATAGTTTCGGAATTCATGTGGCAAAAATGGCCGGAATGCCCCAAAGCGTGCTGGAGCGTGCACACGAAATGCTGGATACACTTGAGAAATCTCATGGCGAAGGCCAATTGCAAAGCAAGCAAAACAAGAGAAAATCAACAAAAGGAACCGGAGATCCTTACCAGCTGAGTTTTATTCAGCTAAATGATCCTCTTTTAGAGCAAATCAGAGAGGATATCCTAGATACTGATATTAATACACTTACGCCGGTTGAGGCGCTGATGAAGCTAAACGAAATAAAAAATCTTTTAAAAAAATCGTAAAATTGTTTGGTGTTTTAAAATCAGGTCGTATATTTGCAGCCGCTAAAGCGATAAGCGAAAGTAGCTCAGTTGGTAGAGCATGACCTTGCCAAGGTCAGGGTCGCGGGTTCGAGTCCCGTCTTTCGCTCGAACCCCGGTTAAACGGGGTTTTTTTTTAACAAAGGCCGCCCGAGTGGTGGAATTGGTAGACACGAAGGACTTAAAATCCTTTGGCCATCGCGGCCGTGCCGGTTCGAGTCCGGCCTCGGGTACGTTGATTAACATAAAAAGGTGATTCTCAAGGATGTGGGAATTGCCTTTTTTAATTTTACCAATTACTGTTGGACGATTCAATTCCTGTTTGATAGGTAAAGCTATTTGGTACGAACTTTAAATTGCAACCATTACAATTTAAATAAGTGAATTTCGCTGATGGAAAATAGTACTCTGTTGACTGCCATTTAAACATTAAATGATTTCTGAATTATTTGTTTGAATGCTTTACTTTTGTAAAAAGCATTATATGTGTTGAACGCATAATGTTGTTATGACATATTTTTCTTATTTCAGGTTTTAGCACACTTTTTGATAAGATTTGCAGTTATTAATCAAAATAATCTCCACAATTATGATGAAAATTAGGTTCGGAAATTTAGCTTGTATTCAAGGCAGGTTAAAATTTGCAGTGATGATGCTGCTGGTTGTTTCTTTGGGAACTGGTTTGAGTTCCTGTAATAGTCAGAAAAAGCTGGCAAAAAAGAAGGCTGAGCAAGAGCTGGCAGATAAAACAGCTAAAGCTAAAGCTGACTTGCTGGCAATTATCAACGACGAAGGCAGGATGACACTGGAAGAAAAAGAGTTTAAACTGGCCTCAGTTAAAAGAATGAATCTTGACAATGCCGAAATTAATGATCTTATATCTCAGGCTGAAGCAAAAATTTCAGCTGAAAGAGCTGCTCTTGACAAAAAAAGAGAAGAAGAACGCTTGCAAAAGGAAAGGGAAGCCAAAGAACGTGAATTGAGAGAAGGTGGCCCTTATAAGGCTATTGAAACCTCATTTTCTGCCATTGCCAATGCAGGCGATGTGAGCACTGCCAATATGAAAATACGCGAAGCCCTGCTTGGATTTGCCAATGAGGATGTACCTGTATTGATTCTTATCAGCAGCGATGGAGATATTAAGGACTACGACAGGCCCACTACCATCAAAAAATATCTGGAATTTATCAAAGACCAGAAAAAGTCGCCCAATAAAGTGCTGAATGCTGTTTTGGATGCAAATGGGAAAATCAAAGAATTGGAATTAATTAAAAAATAGGGAGTTATGACAAAATTTAAAATATTTCTTTCTGCACTGGTACTGTTGGTTTCAACAACCGGATTGTTGGCTCAGAATGAAATCAGTCCTTCGCGCAAGCTGGCGATTGATTCACTGGCCCTTGAAAAAGTTCGTGATCTTAGTAAATATATCAGCATTATTGGCAATAAAGATACTCCCTGGTCAGAAGCCAACAGGGTTATTGAACGGACACTTGAACTGTTTGCTGATGGTGCTTTGATGGGCGTTTCCAGCATTAACCGTGAGGAAGTAAATTACTATGGTGTTCGCGAGTATCTGGAACGGCTCATGGCCCTGAACTATGATAAAGTCACTATCCAATGGTATAATATTCAGTATATCAGCGATCTTGAACGTCAGCCTGATGGCAGGTATGTGGGAGTAATCACCATTTACCAGCGTTTTGAAGGAACAACAAAAGAGGGCTTGAAATATGTGGATGTTACGAAAAAAGATGTGACAGTGTATGTTGAACGTAAAACAACCCAGATTTCAGGGCGGATTATCGGTTTCTGGGATGTAATGCTTGGCGATATTAGAGTTACTGAAACCAAACCTGGTCTTTAACGAAATTATAATCTGAATCTGGCTGTATCCTGTTTATTAACAATAGGGTACAGCCTGATTTTGTAATATTGAAATGGCGAATTGTTGTAAAAAGACTAACTTTTTAATTCATGAAGTATATTCAATGGTTTCTTTTACTGGTTTTGGTTCAGGTAGTTACACAACTTCCTGCACAATCATTCAATTCGTTGCTCGGCGATGAGAGTATTCTTTATGCCCAAACCAAGCAGGTTAATCAGTTTTTTCGACGATTTAACGGAGAGGAAAGCACAAAGGGCGACCGTTTTAACCCCGGCGACAAGGATTATAGAAATGCAGATCTAAGAAAGAAATATTTAAATATTCTTTTTGACAATCAGAATGCTTCCATCACCGACCCTTTGAAAGATCAGTTTATAGGAGCAGTTATAGGAGCAGGAAATCCTGTGTTTCTTGATTTCCATGGCGGACAATGGTTTGCCGAAGTTGCTACTACATTTATATATCAGGGTAAAGAAGAGGCGGTTACACTTTACATGAAGCTTGAGCAGGAAAACCTTGGTTACAAATGGGTCATTTCCAATGTGTATTTCCGGCCGTTCCATCAAATGTTCAATGTTCATTCCAATGATGATTCTAGGTTTCTGCATCCTCTCAGCCATGAGCTGGATTTTATGAACCTTGTAAGGGTTTTTAAAGAAAAGGATTATGTTGAACAATATACCGATAAGGATTATCAGCCCGATTATCTTACTTTGTTTTTATATGAGTTCAAAAAAGGAAGCCTGAAGTTCAAAATGGTGAATACCGTGAAATTTCACTTTTTTCAGATTCCGGGATGGTATTTTGAATTATCTGACTTTAACCGGTCAGGAACGAACTCTGGCTGGTTAATTTCAGGATTGTTAAAGTTAAAAGAAAACGATAAGGAACTTTTGCTAAAATATCTGTATCATGAATAAATCTATACGCCATATACTCATTTTCTCGCTTTTTGTTCTGGTTTCGATTCCGGGTTATACACAAACTTCGGGCTCAAAAACTGCTGCAGCTGAAAAACAGCCTGTTTCCAGTGATGATATGGAAGCTTATCAAAAGCAGGCTGCTCAAATGGTTTCATTTATGGAGTTTGCTTTTAATACCATTGGCAGCAGTAAGACTGAATACAAGGAGAAAGATATCATTATTAACCAGTCATATCTGAAATTTTTTAAAGATTCAAAAGTGCAGGTTGAGGATGACCTGGCTGAACAACGCGATGTTGTTACCAATAAGGATATTCAGGCTTATTTGAAGGATATTGACTTCTTTTTTAAAGATGTGAAATTTAAATTTACCATTGAAGAAATTTCACAGGAGATGAGCGAGAGTGGTAATGTTTTTTTTAAAGTTAAAACGAGCAGAAATCTGAATGGAATTACTTTAGATGGAAATGTGGTTAACAATAACCAACCCCGTTTTATTGAAATTAATCTGGACGAAGCAAACCGGGCACTCAAAATTGCCAGTATATATACTACAAAAGGCGGTGAGGAACAGGAGTTAATGTCATGGTGGAATAATCTTGACACCGGATGGCGTAATTTTCTGGCTGATAATGTGGTTGTCGCAGATAGTATTCCTTTGAAGGATGTTTTATCCTTTGGTGCTGATTATTTGATGAAGGCAAATGGGTTAATTCATCCGGAAGATTCAACACTGGCGGCTGATACTGTTAAAGTGCCCGGCTCAGTTATGTTTGCTGAAATCAGACGGATTTTAAGAACTGAGCAGATTGATTTATCCGGAATCAAGGATATTTTTGGGCTTGAGCCACTCAGCGCATTCCCGTCATTAAAACGATTGAACATTACTGGTGCTAAAGTTTCGGAATTGGATCCTGTCAGAAATTTATCAAAACTTGAAACCCTTATTGCTTCTGGCAGCATGATAAGTTCTTTAGCGCCTCTTAATTATACTACAAGTATCCGTTATCTTGACATTTCAGAAACGTTCGTCAATGATTTGTCTCCGGTTGGCAATTTTCATCAGCTTGAATTTTTGAATATCTCAGGGATACCCGCTGACAACCCTGAGCCGTTGTCAAACCTTGAAATGCTGCATGAATTCAGGATGAATAATGTTTCATTCAGATCTCTTGATTTTTTGAAAAATCTGGTGAGCCTTGAAGCACTTGAAATGTCGGGAACTGCTTTTGCAGATATGAAAGAGGTGAGCAATCTGAAAAACCTTAAACGGATAAAACTGGAGAGAACCTATATCACCAATATCAGTCCTCTTGCTTTACTGGCCGATTTGCAATATGTTTATATGGATAATTCACCAGTTAGTGATTTAATGCCTTTGGTTAATATTCCTTCGTTGAAAATAGTTTACTGTGATAAAACGATGGTGAATAAGACTGCGGTTTTGGCTTTTATGAAGCAAAAACCCGGCGTGAAAGTTATTTTTGAATCTGAAGAGCTGATTGCCTGGTGGGAAAAATTGCCCTCAGAATGGAAACAAGTTTTTGGTAAGCTGGTTGAATTAAGCCCGATTCCTGAAAAGGAACAGTTGCATGAAGTGATTTATCAAAAGAAAATTGACCTAACAGGTATTGCTGGTATTCAGGATTTTGTGCCTCTCAGGAAATTGTCATCACTTGAGGTTTTACTGGCGCAGGGTACCGGAGTTCGTGAAGTAATGCCCCTGAAAGATCTTGTGAACCTTCAGGTCCTTAATCTGCAGTCTACCAAAATTGTAGATATTTCGCCATTGACGTCACTTTCAGGTTTGAGAGAGCTCAATCTGTCGGGTACGCTGGTGGCCGATATTTCACCAGTTGGGGGTTTGCGCGATTTGCAAATGCTGGCTATTGATAATTGCCCGGTATTATCACTAAGCCCGGTTTTGAATCTGAAAAGACTTGAAATTCTTTATGCTGATGGTGTGGGCGCTGTTGCTGGAGTGATTGAACAGATAAGAGATAGTATTCCGGAAGCCCTGATTGTATAT
Coding sequences within it:
- the mutS gene encoding DNA mismatch repair protein MutS; the encoded protein is MKQYNSIKAKYPDALLLFRVGDFYETFGQDAVRTSEILGIVLTRRANGAAAYIELAGFPHHALDTYLPKLVRAGLRVAICDQLEDPKLTKKIVKRGVTELVTPGVSYNDKVLENKQNNFLASLHLLPKSSGIAFLDISTGEFLVAQGNNDYIDKLLQTFRPSEIIVQKSKRKEFYSLFGEKFYTNTFEDWVFTFDFGHDMLLKHFNTTSLKGFGISEMNNAIIAAGAALHYLAETAHDKVGHISQISRIEEDLYVWLDKFTIRNLEILHSPNEEATTLIGILDQTISPMGSRLMRRWLVLPLKEKQPVNERLDAVEFFVNQPAASESLKQQIRLMGDLERIISKVAVGRINPREVVQLRRAMLALAPVKEICSSSPIVSLQQMADQINLCTLMTDKIGRELNADPPVAVNKGNVIAAGISDELDELRDLAHSGKDYLLRLQQRESERTGIPSLKIAYNNVFGYYLEVTNTHKDKVPPEWERKQTLVNCERYITAELKSYEEKILNAEGRMLELETKLYNDLILSLNDYISPVQVNALVVARLDCLLSFAEVSLTNKYNRPEINEGYELNIVGGRHPVIEKNLAVGEQYISNDVFLDDQSQQIMMITGPNMSGKSALLRQTALIVLMAQAGCFVPAESAQIGLVDKIFTRVGASDNISSGESTFMVEMNETASILNNISNRSLILLDEIGRGTSTYDGISIAWAIAEFLHKHPLFRPKVLFATHYHELNEMANGLQRIKNYHISVKEVGNKVIFMRKLQPGGSEHSFGIHVAKMAGMPQSVLERAHEMLDTLEKSHGEGQLQSKQNKRKSTKGTGDPYQLSFIQLNDPLLEQIREDILDTDINTLTPVEALMKLNEIKNLLKKS
- a CDS encoding RNA methyltransferase, translating into MKKLATNEIKRLTVNEFKEAEKIPVIIVLDNIRSQHNIGSVFRTADAFRLEAIYLCGITATPPNREIQKTALGATESVKWEHFESTMEAIQALKAQNFTVISIEQAEGSIALDDFIPDLQKKYALIYGNEVHGVDDDVIDSSDYCLEIPQEGTKHSLNVSVAAGIVLWTFYRKLKDIKL
- a CDS encoding leucine-rich repeat domain-containing protein, with the translated sequence MNKSIRHILIFSLFVLVSIPGYTQTSGSKTAAAEKQPVSSDDMEAYQKQAAQMVSFMEFAFNTIGSSKTEYKEKDIIINQSYLKFFKDSKVQVEDDLAEQRDVVTNKDIQAYLKDIDFFFKDVKFKFTIEEISQEMSESGNVFFKVKTSRNLNGITLDGNVVNNNQPRFIEINLDEANRALKIASIYTTKGGEEQELMSWWNNLDTGWRNFLADNVVVADSIPLKDVLSFGADYLMKANGLIHPEDSTLAADTVKVPGSVMFAEIRRILRTEQIDLSGIKDIFGLEPLSAFPSLKRLNITGAKVSELDPVRNLSKLETLIASGSMISSLAPLNYTTSIRYLDISETFVNDLSPVGNFHQLEFLNISGIPADNPEPLSNLEMLHEFRMNNVSFRSLDFLKNLVSLEALEMSGTAFADMKEVSNLKNLKRIKLERTYITNISPLALLADLQYVYMDNSPVSDLMPLVNIPSLKIVYCDKTMVNKTAVLAFMKQKPGVKVIFESEELIAWWEKLPSEWKQVFGKLVELSPIPEKEQLHEVIYQKKIDLTGIAGIQDFVPLRKLSSLEVLLAQGTGVREVMPLKDLVNLQVLNLQSTKIVDISPLTSLSGLRELNLSGTLVADISPVGGLRDLQMLAIDNCPVLSLSPVLNLKRLEILYADGVGAVAGVIEQIRDSIPEALIVYQTEALTTWWNSLTNGWKAVFNQLEAVSAEPDRVQLHRLSSLRKINLSESRDITDIGPLRMLIWLESVDISRLPVTGIMPLSSHKRIREFNCSNTPVEDLKPLALNVGLQSLYCSNTQINDLDVLEKFTDLKVLDISGTQVTRLNALSSCRKLRQLDCYNTRISNIKALDDLVELTTLRIYNTRVSSRNIEKFKVANPNVEVVFY